A window of Streptomyces sp. DG1A-41 contains these coding sequences:
- a CDS encoding sugar ABC transporter permease, with amino-acid sequence MTVDQIPVTGRTGPAASAGRAAPAARRPRISMTARRHRAFYLFTAPWIIGFLLLTIVPMAYALWLSFTTYDGISPHWRYVGLGNYTELFSDPQTWNSLGRTGLFAITSVPLSIIAGLGLAVLVNRPVKARGLFRTLLYLPAVVPPVGVGLTFKALFDQNSGAANGVITLFGFDALGWLADPYARYVLLMSVLWAAGNVMIISLAGLQDVPRELHEAARIDGASAWRTFRSITVPLLSPVLLFQTVTGVIASVQTIMPLLLSPDGTTAGVTALPQSNYLYMMHVFSQYFALGRYGYASALLWVLFVLILIVTGLIFKFTSGVVFYNVDPEAKK; translated from the coding sequence ATGACGGTCGACCAGATACCCGTCACGGGGCGGACCGGCCCGGCCGCGAGTGCCGGCCGCGCCGCGCCGGCCGCCCGGCGGCCCCGGATCTCCATGACCGCGCGCAGGCACCGCGCTTTCTACCTGTTCACCGCGCCGTGGATCATCGGTTTCCTGCTCCTGACGATCGTGCCGATGGCGTACGCGCTGTGGCTGAGCTTCACCACGTACGACGGCATCTCGCCGCACTGGCGCTACGTCGGCCTCGGCAACTACACCGAGCTGTTCTCCGACCCGCAGACCTGGAACTCCCTGGGCCGCACCGGCCTGTTCGCGATCACGTCGGTGCCGCTGTCGATCATCGCCGGGCTCGGGCTCGCCGTCCTGGTCAACCGGCCGGTCAAGGCGCGCGGGCTGTTCCGCACCCTGCTCTACCTGCCGGCCGTGGTGCCCCCGGTCGGTGTGGGCCTCACCTTCAAGGCGCTCTTCGACCAGAACTCCGGTGCCGCCAACGGCGTCATCACCCTGTTCGGCTTCGACGCGCTGGGCTGGCTCGCCGACCCCTACGCCCGCTACGTGCTGCTGATGAGCGTGCTGTGGGCGGCCGGAAACGTCATGATCATCTCGCTGGCGGGGCTCCAGGACGTGCCCCGGGAACTCCACGAGGCCGCCCGGATCGACGGGGCGAGTGCCTGGCGGACCTTCCGCAGCATCACCGTGCCGCTGCTGTCGCCGGTGCTGCTCTTCCAGACCGTGACCGGCGTGATCGCCTCCGTGCAGACCATCATGCCGCTGCTGCTGTCACCGGACGGCACCACCGCCGGCGTCACCGCCCTGCCGCAGTCCAACTACCTGTACATGATGCACGTCTTCTCGCAGTACTTCGCGCTCGGCCGCTACGGCTACGCCTCCGCACTGCTGTGGGTGCTCTTCGTCCTGATCCTCATCGTGACCGGACTCATCTTCAAGTTCACGTCCGGCGTGGTGTTCTACAACGTCGACCCGGAGGCGAAGAAGTGA
- a CDS encoding carbohydrate ABC transporter permease, translating to MTATSLLPNSAPRVRVRANRLVLYTVLVALTGLFVGPFGWLILSGLKTPAELAASPVHWLPTDFQWQNFADAFNLIDFLGYARNSLIIALIYAVLVTLSSAWVGFGFARLEAPGKKTLFGILIGSMMLPQMITLLPTYLIFAKLGMVDTYWPWVFWGLAAAPYLVFLFRQFFAGLPRELEEAAIVDGCGYGMIFWRIFLPQSWPVLSASFVIAFTWSWGDYIAPQLLLSTDKSTLAVAVMTTYVTSAGTPVANLQAAASVMYVVPILLIFLIAQRGFVAGMSTTGLK from the coding sequence GTGACCGCCACCAGCCTGCTCCCGAACTCCGCGCCCCGGGTGCGGGTGCGCGCCAACCGCCTCGTCCTCTACACGGTCCTCGTCGCCCTCACCGGGCTGTTCGTCGGCCCCTTCGGCTGGCTGATCCTCTCCGGCCTGAAGACCCCGGCGGAACTGGCCGCCTCGCCCGTGCACTGGCTGCCCACCGACTTCCAGTGGCAGAACTTCGCCGACGCCTTCAACCTGATCGACTTCCTCGGCTACGCCCGCAACTCCCTGATCATCGCCCTGATCTACGCCGTGCTCGTCACGCTCAGCTCGGCCTGGGTCGGCTTCGGTTTCGCCCGTCTGGAAGCCCCCGGCAAGAAGACGCTGTTCGGCATCCTCATCGGCTCGATGATGCTGCCCCAGATGATCACCCTGCTGCCGACGTACCTGATCTTCGCCAAGCTCGGCATGGTCGACACGTACTGGCCGTGGGTGTTCTGGGGACTGGCCGCCGCTCCCTATCTGGTCTTCCTCTTCCGGCAGTTCTTCGCCGGGCTGCCCCGGGAGCTGGAGGAGGCCGCGATCGTCGACGGCTGCGGCTACGGCATGATCTTCTGGCGGATCTTCCTGCCGCAGTCCTGGCCGGTGCTGTCCGCGAGCTTCGTGATCGCCTTCACCTGGAGTTGGGGCGACTACATCGCGCCCCAACTCCTCCTGTCCACCGACAAGTCGACGCTCGCCGTCGCCGTCATGACGACGTACGTCACCTCGGCCGGCACCCCGGTCGCCAACCTCCAGGCCGCGGCATCCGTGATGTACGTCGTCCCCATCCTGCTGATCTTCCTGATCGCCCAGCGCGGTTTCGTGGCCGGGATGTCCACGACCGGACTGAAGTAG
- a CDS encoding glycosyl hydrolase family 28 protein, with amino-acid sequence MNTPLSRRTTLQAAGVIAAAGLAGSIAGTAQAAAADETGTTGDSVVIHPTLPKVPVNNSFTVKVRPLGGTWQKLGVYLAKLALIDANTGSNRAQSSSWAAFDFSGTVEVEVTYNPGGGEKVRIRPDSYGIKPEVLGSTARFTLDRPRNLVVQIDDKIFDCLHLFANPIEQDVPTEGDKKVMYFGPGLHTHPDRTLKVPTGTTVYLAPGAVLTSNVIFEGVENSRLIGRGVVYDTTGGAVFVRKCENVTIDGVTILNPRYENIRVAESKNLTIKNLRAFSHQGWGDGIQLYCSENVTIDGCFLRTSDDCVALYTHRWDFYGDTRNITVKNCSLWADVAHPINIGVHGNSDTPEVLENLRYENIDILDHREPQVTYQGAIAFMVGDSNIVRDVKFDNIRVEDFRWGQLIHMRVEYNPKYNTSAGRAIESVYIKDLSYNGKNADLSIIAGLDAEHAIKDVTFENLRVNGRVIADSTGKPRWYLASDGVPMFVNEHVTNLKFLTTAEAEAAAAS; translated from the coding sequence ATGAACACGCCCCTGTCACGCCGGACCACCCTCCAGGCCGCCGGTGTCATCGCTGCCGCCGGCTTGGCCGGCAGCATCGCGGGCACCGCGCAGGCCGCCGCGGCGGATGAGACCGGCACCACCGGCGACAGCGTGGTCATCCACCCGACGCTTCCGAAGGTGCCTGTCAACAACTCCTTCACCGTCAAGGTCCGGCCGCTCGGCGGCACCTGGCAGAAGCTCGGTGTCTACCTTGCCAAGCTCGCACTGATCGACGCGAACACCGGCAGCAACAGAGCCCAGAGCTCCTCCTGGGCCGCCTTCGACTTCTCCGGCACGGTCGAGGTCGAGGTCACGTACAACCCGGGCGGCGGCGAGAAGGTCCGCATCCGCCCGGACTCGTACGGCATCAAGCCCGAGGTGCTCGGCAGCACCGCGCGCTTCACCCTGGACCGGCCCCGCAACCTCGTCGTCCAGATCGACGACAAGATCTTCGACTGCCTGCACCTGTTCGCGAATCCGATCGAGCAGGACGTGCCCACCGAGGGCGACAAGAAGGTCATGTACTTCGGACCCGGTCTGCACACCCACCCCGACCGAACCCTGAAGGTGCCCACCGGCACCACCGTCTACCTGGCCCCGGGCGCCGTCCTCACCTCCAACGTGATCTTCGAGGGCGTGGAGAACTCCCGGCTGATCGGCCGCGGCGTGGTCTACGACACGACCGGCGGCGCGGTCTTCGTCCGCAAGTGCGAGAACGTCACGATCGACGGCGTCACGATCCTCAACCCCCGGTACGAGAACATCAGGGTCGCCGAGTCCAAGAACCTCACCATCAAGAATCTGCGTGCCTTCAGTCACCAGGGCTGGGGTGACGGCATCCAGCTCTACTGCTCCGAGAACGTCACGATCGACGGCTGCTTCCTGCGCACCTCCGACGACTGCGTGGCTCTCTACACCCACCGCTGGGACTTCTACGGCGACACCCGCAACATCACCGTCAAGAACTGCTCCCTCTGGGCCGATGTCGCCCACCCGATCAACATCGGCGTGCACGGCAATTCCGACACCCCAGAGGTGCTGGAGAACCTGCGCTACGAGAACATCGACATCCTCGACCACCGCGAGCCGCAGGTGACCTACCAGGGCGCCATCGCCTTCATGGTCGGTGACAGCAACATCGTCCGGGACGTCAAGTTCGACAACATCCGCGTGGAGGACTTCCGCTGGGGCCAGCTCATCCACATGCGGGTCGAGTACAACCCGAAGTACAACACTTCGGCAGGCCGCGCCATCGAGTCCGTCTACATCAAGGACCTCAGCTACAACGGCAAGAACGCCGACCTCTCGATCATCGCCGGCCTCGACGCGGAGCACGCGATCAAGGACGTCACCTTCGAGAACCTCCGCGTCAACGGCAGGGTGATCGCCGACAGCACGGGCAAGCCGAGGTGGTATCTGGCGTCGGACGGCGTGCCCATGTTCGTCAACGAGCACGTGACGAACCTGAAGTTCCTCACCACCGCCGAGGCCGAGGCGGCCGCCGCGTCATGA
- a CDS encoding alginate lyase family protein, whose amino-acid sequence MSRTSPHTHHEGGQVSRRGLLKTAGGLTAGLALGATATATTADAAPATFTHPGMLHNAGDINRAKVRVAAGTDPWASGWRRLTANSHSASTWTPRPTATIIRGGDGQNYPQLYNDIHAAYQNALRWHVGGTAANADCAVRILNAWSSTLTEITGNADRYLAAGLYGWQFANAAELMRGYAGFDLNRFKTMMLNVFYPLNDRFLREHNDACITNYWANWDLCNMASIMAIGILCDDGAKYDQAVNYFKNGGGNGQIRRAVPFLYPGVEGYDLGQWQESGRDQGHTIMGMGQMGALCEMAWNQGEDLYSYDGRCFMKAAQYVAKYNLNMNVPYTTYTWGSGQNCAQQSQTVIGSGSRGQVRPVWAMLHYHYGRRLLLDDKYIAQMCFSVAPEGGGGDYGTTSGGFDQLGFGTLMYAK is encoded by the coding sequence ATGAGCCGCACTTCCCCCCACACGCACCACGAGGGCGGCCAGGTGAGCCGCCGCGGTCTGCTCAAGACCGCCGGCGGCCTCACCGCCGGCCTCGCCCTCGGCGCCACCGCCACCGCCACCACGGCGGACGCGGCCCCGGCGACCTTCACCCACCCCGGCATGCTGCACAACGCCGGCGACATCAACCGCGCCAAGGTCAGGGTCGCCGCGGGCACCGACCCCTGGGCCTCCGGCTGGCGCAGGCTGACCGCCAACTCCCACTCGGCATCCACCTGGACGCCCCGCCCCACCGCCACGATCATCCGCGGCGGCGACGGCCAGAACTACCCCCAGCTCTACAACGACATCCACGCCGCCTACCAGAACGCGCTGCGCTGGCACGTCGGCGGCACCGCCGCCAACGCCGACTGCGCCGTGCGCATCCTCAACGCCTGGTCGTCCACGCTCACCGAGATCACCGGCAACGCCGACCGGTACCTGGCCGCAGGCCTCTACGGCTGGCAGTTCGCGAACGCCGCCGAGCTCATGCGCGGCTACGCCGGGTTCGACCTCAACCGGTTCAAGACGATGATGCTCAACGTCTTCTACCCGCTCAACGACCGCTTCCTCCGCGAGCACAACGACGCCTGCATCACCAACTACTGGGCCAACTGGGACCTGTGCAACATGGCCTCGATCATGGCCATCGGGATCCTGTGCGACGACGGCGCCAAGTACGACCAGGCCGTCAACTACTTCAAGAACGGCGGCGGCAACGGCCAGATCCGGCGCGCGGTGCCGTTCCTGTACCCGGGCGTCGAGGGCTACGACCTCGGCCAGTGGCAGGAGTCCGGCCGCGACCAGGGCCACACCATCATGGGCATGGGCCAGATGGGCGCCCTCTGCGAGATGGCCTGGAACCAGGGCGAAGACCTGTACTCCTACGACGGCCGCTGCTTCATGAAGGCCGCCCAGTACGTCGCCAAGTACAACCTGAACATGAACGTGCCCTACACCACCTACACCTGGGGCAGCGGCCAGAACTGCGCCCAGCAGTCACAGACCGTGATCGGCTCCGGTTCCCGCGGCCAGGTCCGTCCGGTGTGGGCGATGCTCCACTACCACTACGGCCGGCGCCTGCTCCTCGACGACAAGTACATCGCCCAGATGTGCTTCTCGGTCGCCCCCGAGGGCGGAGGAGGTGACTACGGCACCACCAGCGGCGGCTTCGACCAGCTCGGGTTCGGCACGCTGATGTACGCCAAATAG
- a CDS encoding carboxylesterase family protein, whose protein sequence is MTAGQTDPVVRSPYGAVRGRYERGVAVFRGIPYAAPPFGPRRFRPPLPLPPWDGVRDAGAFGPTPPKPPYSEAFAHYLSDPVVPGDDCLNLNIWTPEPDSGARLPVLVWLHGGALTRGSSAVPVYDGHAFARDGVVCVSINYRLGVEGYGLFPDTPPNPGLRDQIAALTWVHEAIEAFGGDPGRITLFGQSAGAISIGALIAAPQTQGLVRRAVLQSGPPEASERAKVRRVVRRMASRLKIPATAEAFAAVDRDLLLHTQAEVGKLSSPVVGGPAFGIVIDGDTVPRDPLEALTEGGAAPGVELMMGWTRDEYRLWLVPGGLLERVDRLGAVAFAGAMARCHCGSEVPRGYRALHPEAGTADIIGQLVTDHLLRVPLHHLADARTEPSYVYEFAWPSNLPGLGSCHALELGFVFDTGDVPESRKLAGEGAPQELADAMHAAWVRFATDGDPGWERWDAAHPVRVFGDRAPDAENGVAYTTYGPRDRELALWATDAAAVTPEEPVPTGRRSRWRV, encoded by the coding sequence ATGACGGCAGGCCAGACGGACCCCGTGGTCAGGAGCCCGTACGGGGCCGTACGCGGCAGGTACGAGCGGGGAGTCGCGGTCTTCCGCGGCATCCCGTACGCGGCGCCCCCCTTCGGCCCCCGCCGCTTCCGTCCGCCCCTTCCTCTCCCACCCTGGGACGGCGTCCGCGACGCCGGCGCCTTCGGCCCCACCCCGCCGAAACCCCCGTACTCCGAGGCCTTCGCGCACTACCTGTCCGACCCGGTCGTGCCGGGCGACGACTGCCTCAACCTCAACATCTGGACCCCGGAACCCGACTCCGGAGCCCGCCTCCCCGTCCTCGTCTGGCTGCACGGCGGCGCCCTGACCAGGGGCTCGTCCGCCGTCCCCGTCTACGACGGCCATGCCTTCGCCCGCGACGGCGTCGTGTGCGTCTCCATCAACTACCGACTGGGCGTGGAGGGCTACGGCCTGTTCCCGGACACACCCCCGAACCCCGGCCTGCGCGACCAGATCGCCGCCCTGACCTGGGTGCACGAGGCCATCGAGGCCTTCGGCGGCGACCCCGGCCGCATCACCCTCTTCGGCCAGTCCGCCGGGGCGATCAGCATCGGTGCCCTCATCGCCGCCCCGCAGACCCAGGGGCTGGTCCGGCGGGCGGTCCTCCAGAGCGGGCCGCCCGAGGCGTCCGAACGGGCCAAGGTACGGCGGGTGGTGCGCCGTATGGCCTCCCGGCTGAAGATCCCCGCCACCGCCGAGGCCTTCGCCGCCGTCGACCGCGACCTGCTGCTGCACACCCAGGCCGAGGTGGGCAAGCTCAGCAGCCCGGTGGTCGGCGGCCCCGCCTTCGGCATCGTCATCGACGGCGACACCGTCCCGCGCGACCCCCTGGAGGCCCTCACCGAGGGCGGCGCCGCCCCGGGCGTGGAGCTGATGATGGGCTGGACCCGCGACGAGTACCGGCTGTGGCTGGTCCCGGGCGGCCTCCTGGAGCGCGTCGACCGCCTCGGAGCCGTCGCCTTCGCGGGTGCCATGGCCCGCTGCCACTGCGGCAGCGAGGTCCCGCGCGGCTACCGCGCCCTGCACCCCGAGGCGGGCACGGCGGACATCATCGGCCAGCTCGTCACCGACCACCTCCTGCGCGTCCCCCTGCACCACCTGGCCGATGCCCGCACGGAACCGTCGTACGTCTACGAGTTCGCCTGGCCCTCGAACCTCCCCGGCCTCGGCTCCTGCCACGCGCTGGAACTCGGCTTCGTCTTCGACACGGGGGACGTCCCGGAGTCCCGCAAACTGGCCGGAGAAGGCGCCCCGCAGGAGCTGGCCGACGCGATGCACGCCGCCTGGGTGCGCTTCGCCACGGACGGCGACCCGGGCTGGGAACGCTGGGACGCCGCCCACCCGGTGCGCGTCTTCGGAGACCGCGCACCGGACGCCGAGAACGGCGTGGCCTACACGACGTACGGCCCCCGGGACCGCGAACTCGCCCTGTGGGCAACCGACGCCGCCGCCGTCACTCCTGAGGAGCCAGTGCCGACAGGAAGGCGGTCCAGGTGGCGGGTGTGA
- a CDS encoding DUF397 domain-containing protein gives MSSTAPEWFKSSYSGDEGGNCVEVATRPTAVHIRDSKTPTTPHLTITPATWTAFLSALAPQE, from the coding sequence ATGAGCAGCACCGCACCTGAGTGGTTCAAGTCCAGCTACAGCGGCGACGAGGGCGGCAACTGCGTCGAAGTAGCTACTCGCCCCACCGCCGTCCACATACGCGACAGCAAAACCCCCACCACCCCCCACCTCACCATCACACCCGCCACCTGGACCGCCTTCCTGTCGGCACTGGCTCCTCAGGAGTGA
- a CDS encoding helix-turn-helix transcriptional regulator, translating to MSTTTRSRRSRRNASAMKMVGALLALFREAAGYTQKSLGEIFVVGEQQIASIEQGRRPLKMDLAEQLDQLLDTKGALVAALSEMPEVDLIPLWAEEFLDREREAIAISSYENQVLPGLLQTEPYAWAVFRSRVPFYDEDTIAQLVAARIERQGILQGKNPPITCFVVWEPVLRAPIGGREVWVEQLRHLRACSELPGLMFQVLPMNRTSHAGLNGPFVLLETPEHQRLAYAENQRGSQLIADPDEVAILTQKCAMLRSQALTPEDTRDLLDRLLGEA from the coding sequence ATGAGCACCACGACACGGTCACGACGGTCACGCAGGAACGCCTCGGCGATGAAGATGGTGGGTGCGCTGCTCGCCCTCTTCCGGGAGGCGGCCGGGTATACGCAGAAGTCCCTCGGGGAGATCTTCGTCGTCGGCGAGCAGCAGATCGCGTCCATCGAGCAGGGCAGACGACCGCTGAAGATGGATCTCGCCGAGCAGTTGGACCAACTCCTGGACACCAAGGGGGCGTTGGTGGCTGCGCTGTCGGAGATGCCGGAGGTGGATCTCATCCCGTTGTGGGCGGAGGAGTTCCTGGATCGGGAGCGGGAGGCGATCGCGATCTCGTCCTACGAGAACCAGGTACTGCCGGGCCTCCTCCAGACGGAGCCGTATGCGTGGGCGGTGTTCCGCAGTCGCGTGCCGTTCTACGACGAGGACACGATCGCCCAGTTGGTGGCGGCGCGCATCGAACGCCAGGGGATCCTGCAAGGCAAGAACCCGCCCATCACCTGCTTCGTGGTCTGGGAGCCGGTCTTACGAGCGCCCATCGGCGGCAGGGAGGTCTGGGTCGAGCAGTTGCGGCACCTGCGCGCGTGTTCGGAACTGCCAGGGCTCATGTTCCAGGTCCTGCCGATGAACCGAACCAGTCACGCGGGCCTCAACGGTCCGTTCGTCCTGCTGGAAACTCCCGAACACCAGCGGCTCGCCTACGCGGAGAACCAGCGCGGCAGCCAGCTCATCGCCGACCCGGATGAGGTGGCGATCCTTACGCAGAAGTGTGCGATGCTGCGGTCACAGGCCCTCACCCCCGAGGACACGAGGGACCTGCTGGACCGTCTTCTGGGAGAGGCATGA
- a CDS encoding ATP-binding protein, whose amino-acid sequence MATECDCRLVNDETPLLFPHPSPRERFYRRERQSVPAARAFARDALMDWGGCGRAEDLLLCVSELATNALVHGVPPGRGFLLRLVPFGEDGGVRVEVHDSGDGEPVLPRQDAREPREGGRGLLLVSELADKWGVGARCPGKIVWCEFEGRFREGSRGRSVACVGELSVMNCPSPKEEP is encoded by the coding sequence ATGGCCACGGAGTGTGACTGTCGTCTCGTGAACGACGAAACTCCACTCCTCTTCCCCCACCCGTCTCCACGCGAGCGGTTCTACCGCCGGGAGCGCCAGTCCGTTCCGGCCGCACGCGCGTTCGCGCGCGACGCGCTCATGGACTGGGGCGGGTGCGGGCGCGCGGAGGACCTACTGCTGTGCGTGAGCGAACTGGCGACGAACGCGCTGGTGCACGGCGTGCCGCCCGGCCGTGGATTCCTGCTGAGGTTGGTGCCGTTCGGCGAGGACGGTGGCGTACGGGTCGAGGTGCACGACAGTGGTGACGGCGAGCCGGTGCTGCCGCGGCAGGACGCCAGGGAGCCCCGCGAGGGCGGGCGGGGCCTGTTGCTGGTGTCGGAGCTGGCGGACAAGTGGGGCGTGGGGGCGAGGTGTCCCGGCAAGATCGTGTGGTGCGAGTTCGAAGGCCGCTTTCGGGAGGGGTCCCGGGGCCGCTCCGTAGCGTGCGTGGGTGAGCTGTCCGTGATGAATTGCCCATCCCCGAAGGAAGAACCATGA
- a CDS encoding LacI family DNA-binding transcriptional regulator — MTRKSGDASRSTIRDVAARAGVSASTVSRVLGGVYPVSAATRGRVMRAVRELDYVADARAKAIAGVGTPTLAFVLEDITGPSFAHMAHGVEREATRLGHLCLVCSTEGDVRHELEFVEMMRAQRAAAVILVGGTADTPEYRERTHRMADSLASAGSRLVLCGRPPLDPGAPVTVIEYDNEGGAYTLVAHVLAQGHRRVLFLGGRTDHTTALGRERGYLAAHRARGLTPDPSLLLHGDFTRDAGHRLMQQALKDDLDFTAVVAATDMVAAGALTALHEAGLTAPGDISLAGYDDIPFARDLHPALTTVHVPYEELGRLAVRTALEHTPGSPDEHLLLGTHVVVRDSVGPPPPR; from the coding sequence ATGACGAGGAAGAGCGGGGACGCGAGCCGCAGCACGATCCGGGATGTGGCGGCCCGCGCGGGGGTCTCGGCGTCGACGGTGTCACGGGTGCTGGGCGGCGTGTACCCGGTGAGCGCGGCGACGCGCGGGCGCGTCATGCGGGCGGTCCGCGAGCTGGACTACGTCGCGGACGCGCGGGCGAAGGCGATCGCGGGCGTCGGCACGCCCACGCTGGCGTTCGTGCTGGAGGACATCACCGGCCCGTCGTTCGCGCACATGGCCCACGGCGTCGAACGCGAGGCGACCCGCCTCGGTCACCTCTGCCTGGTGTGCAGCACGGAGGGCGACGTCCGGCACGAGCTGGAGTTCGTCGAGATGATGCGAGCCCAGCGCGCCGCCGCCGTGATCCTGGTCGGCGGCACCGCCGACACCCCCGAGTACCGCGAACGCACCCACCGCATGGCCGACTCCCTCGCCTCGGCCGGTTCCCGCCTGGTCCTGTGCGGCAGACCACCACTGGACCCCGGCGCCCCGGTGACGGTCATCGAGTACGACAACGAGGGCGGCGCCTACACCCTGGTCGCCCACGTCCTCGCCCAGGGCCACCGCCGGGTGCTGTTCCTCGGCGGCCGGACGGACCACACCACGGCCCTGGGCCGCGAACGCGGCTATCTCGCCGCCCACCGGGCCCGGGGCCTGACCCCCGACCCGTCCCTCCTCCTGCACGGCGACTTCACCCGCGACGCGGGCCACCGCCTCATGCAGCAAGCACTCAAGGACGACCTCGACTTCACGGCCGTGGTGGCCGCCACGGACATGGTCGCCGCGGGCGCCCTCACCGCCCTGCACGAGGCGGGCCTGACCGCCCCCGGCGACATCTCCCTCGCCGGCTACGACGACATCCCCTTCGCCCGCGACCTGCACCCCGCCCTGACGACGGTCCACGTCCCCTACGAGGAACTCGGCCGCCTCGCCGTCCGCACGGCCCTGGAACACACGCCGGGCTCCCCGGACGAGCATCTGCTGCTGGGCACGCACGTCGTGGTGCGCGACTCGGTGGGGCCGCCCCCGCCCCGCTGA
- the mmuM gene encoding homocysteine S-methyltransferase — protein MTSTLTLAEALAAGTVVLDGGMSNQLESAGHDLSDELWSARLLAEQPEAITEAHLAYFRAGADVAITASYQATFEGFAKRGIDHDRAAGLMALSVELARDAARLARVSRPLWVAASAGPYGAMLADGSEYRGRYGLTVDELERFHRPRLEVLAAARPDVLALETVPDADEATALLRAVRGLGVPAWLTYSVAGGRTRAGQPLEEAFALAAEADEVIAVGVNCCAPEDVDTAAATAARVTGKPVVVYPNSGEAWDADARSWTGRSTFTADQVKGWQQSGARLIGGCCRVGPEAISGIAGTLGAV, from the coding sequence ATGACCAGCACCCTCACCCTCGCCGAAGCCCTCGCCGCCGGGACCGTCGTCCTCGACGGCGGTATGTCCAACCAGCTCGAGTCGGCCGGGCACGACCTGAGCGACGAGTTGTGGTCGGCGCGGCTGCTCGCGGAACAGCCGGAGGCGATCACCGAGGCGCACCTCGCCTACTTCCGGGCGGGCGCCGACGTGGCGATCACGGCCAGCTACCAGGCCACGTTCGAGGGCTTCGCCAAGCGCGGGATCGACCACGACCGCGCGGCCGGACTCATGGCGCTCAGCGTCGAGTTGGCGCGGGACGCGGCCCGGCTCGCACGCGTCTCCCGTCCGCTGTGGGTGGCGGCCTCGGCCGGTCCGTACGGGGCGATGCTCGCGGACGGCTCGGAGTACCGGGGCCGCTACGGCCTCACTGTCGACGAACTGGAGCGTTTCCACCGCCCCCGCCTGGAGGTGCTGGCCGCCGCCCGCCCCGACGTCCTCGCCCTGGAGACGGTCCCCGACGCCGACGAGGCCACCGCCCTGCTGCGGGCGGTGCGCGGGCTCGGGGTGCCGGCCTGGCTGACGTACTCCGTCGCCGGTGGCCGCACGCGCGCGGGTCAGCCGCTGGAGGAGGCCTTCGCCCTGGCCGCCGAGGCGGACGAGGTGATCGCGGTCGGCGTGAACTGCTGCGCACCCGAGGACGTGGACACCGCCGCCGCGACCGCGGCCCGGGTCACCGGCAAGCCGGTCGTCGTCTACCCCAACAGCGGCGAGGCCTGGGACGCCGACGCCCGCTCCTGGACCGGCCGCTCCACCTTCACCGCCGACCAGGTGAAGGGCTGGCAGCAGTCCGGCGCGCGCCTGATAGGCGGCTGCTGCCGGGTGGGCCCGGAGGCGATCTCGGGCATCGCGGGGACGCTGGGGGCGGTGTAG